In the Sarcophilus harrisii chromosome 1, mSarHar1.11, whole genome shotgun sequence genome, one interval contains:
- the CRLF1 gene encoding cytokine receptor-like factor 1 isoform X3 yields MLRAPGGGLRQGAALPAARTMLALALLAFGALRAGAGSYLAVIVPQDPTLLIGSSLHATCSVSVSSGDAPTAEGLYWTLNGRRLAPELSQVLNATTLGLALANLNGSKQQSGDNLVCHARDGSILAGSCLYVGLPPEKPVNISCWSKNMKDLTCRWFPGTQGETFLHTNYTLKYKLRWYGQDNTCQEYHTVGPYSCHIPKDLALFTPYEIWVEATNRLGSARSEVVTLDILDVVTTDPPPDVHVSRVGGLEDQLSVHWNSPPALKDFLFQAKYQIRYRVEDSVEWKVVDDVSNQTSCRLAGLKPGTVYFVQVRCNPFGIYGSKKAGIWSEWSHPTAASTPRSERQGSSGACEPRGEPSSMPVRRELKQFLGWLKKHSYCPNLSFRLYDQWRAWMQKSHKTRNQDEGLLSSGRRSAARGPSRR; encoded by the exons ATGCTGCGGGCTCCGGGCGGAGGCTTGAGGCAGGGCGCTGCCCTCCCCGCGGCGCGGACCATGCTAGCCTTGGCGCTGCTCGCCTTCGGAGCGCTGCGAGCCGGAGCTGGAAGCT ACCTGGCTGTGATCGTCCCCCAGGACCCGACGCTGCTCATCGGCTCCTCCCTCCACGCTACCTGTTCAGTGAGCGTGAGCAGCGGTGACGCGCCCACGGCTGAAGGGCTCTACTGGACCCTCAACGGCCGGCGGCTGGCCCCCGAGCTCTCCCAGGTCCTCAACGCCACCACCCTGGGCCTGGCCCTGGCCAACCTCAACGGCTCCAAGCAGCAGTCAGGGGACAACCTAGTGTGCCATGCCCGGGATGGGAGCATCCTCGCGGGCTCCTGCCTCTATGTTGGCT TGCCCCCTGAGAAGCCTGTTAACATCAGCTGTTGGTCTAAGAACATGAAAGATTTGACCTGCCGCTGGTTCCCAGGCACCCAGGGGGAGACCTTCCTCCATACCAACTATACCCTTAAATACAAACTTCG GTGGTACGGGCAGGATAATACATGCCAAGAATACCACACCGTGGGGCCCTATTCCTGCCACATTCCCAAGGACCTGGCACTATTCACGCCCTATGAGATCTGGGTGGAGGCCACTAACCGCCTGGGCTCGGCCAGGTCAGAGGTGGTCACACTGGACATCCTCGATGTGG TCACAACAGACCCCCCGCCGGATGTCCATGTGAGTCGAGTGGGGGGTTTGGAGGACCAACTGAGTGTCCACTGGAACTCCCCACCAGCACTCAAAgacttccttttccaagctaagTATCAGATCCGTTACCGGGTGGAGGACAGCGTGGAGTGGAAG GTGGTGGATGATGTGAGTAATCAGACTTCATGTCGCCTGGCCGGCCTGAAACCAGGCACCGTGTACTTCGTGCAGGTGCGCTGCAATCCCTTCGGCATCTACGGGTCTAAGAAGGCAGGAATTTGGAGCGAGTGGAGCCATCCCACCGCAGCCTCCACGCCCCGAAGTG agcGGCAGGGCTCCAGCGGGGCCTGCGAGCCTCGAGGGGAGCCCAGCTCCATGCCGGTGAGGCGCGAGCTGAAGCAGTTCCTCGGCTGGCTGAAGAAGCACTCCTACTGCCCCAACCTCAGCTTCCGCCTCTACGACCAGTGGCGAGCCTGGATGCAGAAATCCCACAAGACCCGCAACCAG GACGAGGGGCTCCTGTCCTCGGGCAGACGGAGCGCGGCGAGAG
- the CRLF1 gene encoding cytokine receptor-like factor 1 isoform X2, which produces MLRAPGGGLRQGAALPAARTMLALALLAFGALRAGAGSYLAVIVPQDPTLLIGSSLHATCSVSVSSGDAPTAEGLYWTLNGRRLAPELSQVLNATTLGLALANLNGSKQQSGDNLVCHARDGSILAGSCLYVGLPPEKPVNISCWSKNMKDLTCRWFPGTQGETFLHTNYTLKYKLRWYGQDNTCQEYHTVGPYSCHIPKDLALFTPYEIWVEATNRLGSARSEVVTLDILDVVTTDPPPDVHVSRVGGLEDQLSVHWNSPPALKDFLFQAKYQIRYRVEDSVEWKVVDDVSNQTSCRLAGLKPGTVYFVQVRCNPFGIYGSKKAGIWSEWSHPTAASTPRSERQGSSGACEPRGEPSSMPVRRELKQFLGWLKKHSYCPNLSFRLYDQWRAWMQKSHKTRNQHRTRGSCPRADGARREVLPGDKL; this is translated from the exons ATGCTGCGGGCTCCGGGCGGAGGCTTGAGGCAGGGCGCTGCCCTCCCCGCGGCGCGGACCATGCTAGCCTTGGCGCTGCTCGCCTTCGGAGCGCTGCGAGCCGGAGCTGGAAGCT ACCTGGCTGTGATCGTCCCCCAGGACCCGACGCTGCTCATCGGCTCCTCCCTCCACGCTACCTGTTCAGTGAGCGTGAGCAGCGGTGACGCGCCCACGGCTGAAGGGCTCTACTGGACCCTCAACGGCCGGCGGCTGGCCCCCGAGCTCTCCCAGGTCCTCAACGCCACCACCCTGGGCCTGGCCCTGGCCAACCTCAACGGCTCCAAGCAGCAGTCAGGGGACAACCTAGTGTGCCATGCCCGGGATGGGAGCATCCTCGCGGGCTCCTGCCTCTATGTTGGCT TGCCCCCTGAGAAGCCTGTTAACATCAGCTGTTGGTCTAAGAACATGAAAGATTTGACCTGCCGCTGGTTCCCAGGCACCCAGGGGGAGACCTTCCTCCATACCAACTATACCCTTAAATACAAACTTCG GTGGTACGGGCAGGATAATACATGCCAAGAATACCACACCGTGGGGCCCTATTCCTGCCACATTCCCAAGGACCTGGCACTATTCACGCCCTATGAGATCTGGGTGGAGGCCACTAACCGCCTGGGCTCGGCCAGGTCAGAGGTGGTCACACTGGACATCCTCGATGTGG TCACAACAGACCCCCCGCCGGATGTCCATGTGAGTCGAGTGGGGGGTTTGGAGGACCAACTGAGTGTCCACTGGAACTCCCCACCAGCACTCAAAgacttccttttccaagctaagTATCAGATCCGTTACCGGGTGGAGGACAGCGTGGAGTGGAAG GTGGTGGATGATGTGAGTAATCAGACTTCATGTCGCCTGGCCGGCCTGAAACCAGGCACCGTGTACTTCGTGCAGGTGCGCTGCAATCCCTTCGGCATCTACGGGTCTAAGAAGGCAGGAATTTGGAGCGAGTGGAGCCATCCCACCGCAGCCTCCACGCCCCGAAGTG agcGGCAGGGCTCCAGCGGGGCCTGCGAGCCTCGAGGGGAGCCCAGCTCCATGCCGGTGAGGCGCGAGCTGAAGCAGTTCCTCGGCTGGCTGAAGAAGCACTCCTACTGCCCCAACCTCAGCTTCCGCCTCTACGACCAGTGGCGAGCCTGGATGCAGAAATCCCACAAGACCCGCAACCAG CACAGGACGAGGGGCTCCTGTCCTCGGGCAGACGGAGCGCGGCGAGAG
- the TMEM59L gene encoding transmembrane protein 59-like has protein sequence MAGAEVLMLLLLLHPGLPPTATAAGGDPFAQQLGPTSSCQLQCSLWTPRAGAAVQEELQNACARGCRLFAICRFVTGSTEANVTLAECKAACLQAYDRAPEQLACTEGCLRQMPGAPRPSFPPLPTPSPSPPPEYHKGQRPVPPPDTISVMEVLSNLCNKLISSAQSFISSTWTYYLQADNGKMVVFQSQPEMEAPSSEGTQKHAERAEELHSGLKEKKMKIKDKMSQETSTGPQPEHNFLGCMSKRSGLPKWILASCLLFSVLVMLWLSCASLVTAPDQHIRNQPLSISGEKNYLDELEWPLAPAPAPMVSVTVESREAGSLPIKVGMDLTAL, from the exons ATGGCTGGCGCTGAGGTCCTGATGCTACTCCTGCTGCTGCACCCCGGGCTGCCGCCGACTGCCACGGCCGCCGGGGGGGACCCGTTCGCGCAGCAGCTGGGCCCCACCAGCTCGTGCCAGCTGCAGTGCAGCCTCTGGACTCCTCGCGCGGGGGCGGCGGTGCAG GAGGAGCTGCAGAACGCCTGCGCCCGGGGCTGCCGCCTCTTCGCCATCTGCCGCTTTGTGACGGGCAGCACCGAGGCCAACGTCACCCTGGCCGAGTGCAAAGCAG CCTGTCTGCAGGCCTATGACCGGGCTCCAGAGCAGCTGGCCTGCACTGAAGGATGCTTGAGGCAGATGCCCGGCGCCCCGAGGCCTTCCTTCCCGCCGCTCCCGACACCTTCGCCGTCCCCTCCACCCGAGTACCATAAG GGACAGAGACCAGTGCCTCCACCCGACACCATCTCAGTGATGGAGGTCTTATCCAACCTGTGTAATAAGTTGATCAGCTCAGCCCAAAGCTTCATCTCTTCCACTTGGACCTATTACCTACAGGCAGATAATGGGAAGATGGTAGTTTTCCAG TCACAGCCTGAGATGGAAGCGCCCTCGTCTGAAGGAACTCAAAAGCACGCCGAGAGGGCCGAGGAGCTTCACTCAG gtcttaaagagaaaaaaatgaagattaaagacAAGATGTCCCAGGAGACCTCCACCGGGCCGCAGCCAGAACACAACTTCCTGGGCTGCATGTCCAA GCGCTCTGGGCTGCCCAAGTGGATCCTGGCCTCCTGCCTGCTCTTCTCGGTGCTTGTCATGCTGTGGCTCAGCTGTGCCAGTCTTGTGACTGCACCGGACCAGCATATCCGGAACCAG cCCCTGAGCATCTCTGGGGAGAAGAACTACCTGGACGAGCTGGAGTGGCCCTTGGCTCCGGCTCCTGCCCCCATGGTATCTGTCACTGTGGAGTCTCGGGAAGCTGGCTCCTTGCCCATAAAGGTGGGAATGGACCTTACGGCTCTGTAA
- the CRLF1 gene encoding cytokine receptor-like factor 1 isoform X1: MTSFLQETPPPPSFLGRARGGVYLRVCFGSPPWGSPTLEPLAEPSFVPGLRHVGAAWAEVTGEGAAQLMSLNLAVIVPQDPTLLIGSSLHATCSVSVSSGDAPTAEGLYWTLNGRRLAPELSQVLNATTLGLALANLNGSKQQSGDNLVCHARDGSILAGSCLYVGLPPEKPVNISCWSKNMKDLTCRWFPGTQGETFLHTNYTLKYKLRWYGQDNTCQEYHTVGPYSCHIPKDLALFTPYEIWVEATNRLGSARSEVVTLDILDVVTTDPPPDVHVSRVGGLEDQLSVHWNSPPALKDFLFQAKYQIRYRVEDSVEWKVVDDVSNQTSCRLAGLKPGTVYFVQVRCNPFGIYGSKKAGIWSEWSHPTAASTPRSERQGSSGACEPRGEPSSMPVRRELKQFLGWLKKHSYCPNLSFRLYDQWRAWMQKSHKTRNQDEGLLSSGRRSAARGPSRR; this comes from the exons ATGACATCCTTCCTGCAGGAAACCCCCCCTCCACCCTCATTCCTTGGGCGGGCCCGGGGGGGGGTGTATTTGAGGGTGTGTTTCGGGTCCCCTCCCTGGGGCAGTCCGACCTTGGAGCCTCTAGCAGAGCCGTCTTTCGTCCCCGGCTTGCGTCACGTCGGGGCCGCTTGGGCTGAGGTAACAGGAGAAGGAGCCGCTCAGCTAATGTCACTAA ACCTGGCTGTGATCGTCCCCCAGGACCCGACGCTGCTCATCGGCTCCTCCCTCCACGCTACCTGTTCAGTGAGCGTGAGCAGCGGTGACGCGCCCACGGCTGAAGGGCTCTACTGGACCCTCAACGGCCGGCGGCTGGCCCCCGAGCTCTCCCAGGTCCTCAACGCCACCACCCTGGGCCTGGCCCTGGCCAACCTCAACGGCTCCAAGCAGCAGTCAGGGGACAACCTAGTGTGCCATGCCCGGGATGGGAGCATCCTCGCGGGCTCCTGCCTCTATGTTGGCT TGCCCCCTGAGAAGCCTGTTAACATCAGCTGTTGGTCTAAGAACATGAAAGATTTGACCTGCCGCTGGTTCCCAGGCACCCAGGGGGAGACCTTCCTCCATACCAACTATACCCTTAAATACAAACTTCG GTGGTACGGGCAGGATAATACATGCCAAGAATACCACACCGTGGGGCCCTATTCCTGCCACATTCCCAAGGACCTGGCACTATTCACGCCCTATGAGATCTGGGTGGAGGCCACTAACCGCCTGGGCTCGGCCAGGTCAGAGGTGGTCACACTGGACATCCTCGATGTGG TCACAACAGACCCCCCGCCGGATGTCCATGTGAGTCGAGTGGGGGGTTTGGAGGACCAACTGAGTGTCCACTGGAACTCCCCACCAGCACTCAAAgacttccttttccaagctaagTATCAGATCCGTTACCGGGTGGAGGACAGCGTGGAGTGGAAG GTGGTGGATGATGTGAGTAATCAGACTTCATGTCGCCTGGCCGGCCTGAAACCAGGCACCGTGTACTTCGTGCAGGTGCGCTGCAATCCCTTCGGCATCTACGGGTCTAAGAAGGCAGGAATTTGGAGCGAGTGGAGCCATCCCACCGCAGCCTCCACGCCCCGAAGTG agcGGCAGGGCTCCAGCGGGGCCTGCGAGCCTCGAGGGGAGCCCAGCTCCATGCCGGTGAGGCGCGAGCTGAAGCAGTTCCTCGGCTGGCTGAAGAAGCACTCCTACTGCCCCAACCTCAGCTTCCGCCTCTACGACCAGTGGCGAGCCTGGATGCAGAAATCCCACAAGACCCGCAACCAG GACGAGGGGCTCCTGTCCTCGGGCAGACGGAGCGCGGCGAGAG